ACTTCGGCTTCGAACAGGCGGTGGCCCAAGCGCAGATCGCCCACGTCGGAGCCGCTTTTCCTGACACCTCTGGCGGGCAGCGGCGCGTGCTTCGACACATCCACACGCGTGGGCGCGCCGGACTTCCAGTGCATCGGACAGGCACCCGGCGATGCACCGAGTGCCGCGAGCAGGCAGTCTTGCGCGGCATACGCCTGCTCTTCCGTGTGGAGGAGCCCCTGATGGGCCTGGTCGTCCGCCAGAGGCCCGCCCTGGTGCACGCGCAGCAGGCTCTGCACGACCGTGTCGACGGTGTCCATGGCGCCGGTCTGAATGGGGGTCATAGCTGGGGCTCGCGCGTCGGCGCGCCCGGGAGAAGAAAGGGAAAGTCGCAGCCTTCGCTGGCCTGGCTCACGTGGTCGTGGAACAGGCGACCCCAACCGCGCTGAATCGGCGGCTCGGGCATGACCCAGGCGGCGCGCCGGCGTGTGAGCTCTTCGTCGCTCACGTCGAGGTGGATGCGTTGGGCATCGACGTCGAGTTCGATGAAGTCACCGTCCTCAACCAGCGCCAACGGACCACCCACCGCGGACTCGGGGGTGACGTGCAGCACGACGGTGCCGAAGTGCGTGCCGCTCATGCGCGCATCGGAAATGCGCAGCATGTCGCGCACGCCTTGTTGCAGCAGCTTTTGTGGGATGGGCAACATGCCCCACTCCGGCATGCCCGGCACGCCACGCGGCCCGGCCGAGCGCAGCACCAGCACGGTGTCGGCGTCAACATCGAGCGTCGGGTCGTCGATGCGCGCGGTCATGTCGTCGTAGTTCTGGAACACCAGCGCGCGGCCACGGTGCTTCAGGCGCGCCGGATCGGCGGCCGAGCGCTTGATCACACAGCCATCCGGCGCGAGATTGCCGCGCAGAATCACCAGGCCGCCTTTGTCCTTGACCGGTTGGTCCATGGGCCGGATAACGTCCGGGTGGTAGACCTGCGCACCATCGATCGCCTGGCCCAGCGTCATGCCCGAGACGGTGGGCACCGACAGATCGAGCACGTCGCGCATCATGCTGAGCAAGCCGCGCACGCCGCCGGCTTCGAAGAAATCTTCCATCAGGTAGTCGCCCGAGGGCTTGAGGTTCACCAGCACGGGCACGCGGTCGGCAAACGGCTCGAAGTCGCTCAACGACAGGGGAATGCCCGCGCGCCGCGCCATGGCGATGAGGTGGATCATGGCGTTGGTGGAACCGCCGAGCGCCATCAACACCGCCAGCGCGTTGTCGAAAGCCTTTCGCGTGAGGATGGCGCTGGGCCGCAGGTCTTCCCACACCATGTCCACGATGCGCCGCCCACTGAGCGAGGCCATCTGCGCGTGGCGCGAGTCGGGCGCTGGAATGGCGGCGGCGCCGGGCAAGGTCATGCCCAACACCTCGGCCAGCGAGGTCATGGTGGCGGCCGTGCCCATGGTCATGCAGTGGCCGGGCGATCGCGAGCTGGCCAGCTCGCTTTCGACGAAGTCGGCGTGGCTGAGCTGCCCCGCCTTGTATTCCATGAACAGCTTGCTCGTGTCCGTGCCGCTGCCCAGCGGTTGACCACGCCAGCGGCCGGAGAGCATCGGCCCGGAGGGCACGAAGATGGCCGGCAGGTCCATCGACATGGCGCCCATCAGCAGGGCTGGCGTGGTCTTGTCGCAACCGCCCATGAGCACCACGCCATCGATCGGGTGGGCGCGCAGCATCTCTTCCACCTCCATGGCGAGCATGTTGCGGTACAGCAGCGCCGAGGGCTTGATGTAGGGCTCACCCAGAGACATGACGGGCACTTCCACCGGGAAGCCGCCGGCTTGCCACACGCCCTCCTTCACGTGTTGCGCGCGTTCGCGGAAATGCCCGTGGCACGGATTCAGATCGCTCCAGGTGCTGAAAATCCCGATGACGGGTTTGCCCTCGTAGTCCTGACGCGGGTGCCCGGCTTGCGCGGCGCGCTGCCGGTGCACCGAGCCCATGCGCGTGGGCGCGGCGTACCAGCGGGCGCTGCGCAACTCGTTCGGCTGGCGGCGCGTCATGGGCCGCTATTCCGGAAAGCCGAGGAGCGCCTTCACCTCGAGATACTCTTCGAACCCGGCCACGCCGAACTCACGCCCGTTGCCCGACTGTTTGTAGCCACCGAACGGCAGGCTGCGGTCGAACGGCGCGCCGTTGAGGTAGACCCGACCGGCCCGGATGCGGTTGGCCACCCCACGCGCGCGCGCCAGGTCCTTCGACTGCACGAAGCCCGCCAGGCCAAACGGCGTGTCGTTGGCGATGGCCACGGCTTCGTCCTCGCTGTCGTAACTGATGATGGACAGCACCGGGCCGAAGATTTCTTCGCGCGCAATGCGCATGTCGGGCGTCACATCACCGAACACCGTGGGGCGCACGAAGTACCCGCGCGCCTGCTCGGCGGGGCGGCCGGTGCCGCCGGCCACCAGCGTGGCGCCTTCGTCCAGGCCCGACTGGATCAGGTCCTGCACCTTGGCCACCTGGGCCGGGCTCACCAGAGGGCCCATGGTCGACGCCGGGTCCAGCGGGTCGCCCAGCCGGATGCTGGCCACCGCCTCGCGCGCCGCCGCGAAGGCGGTCTCGCGTTGTGCGCGCGGAATCAACATGCGCGTGGGCGACTGGCAGTTCTGGCCGGCATTGGTGTTGCAGGCGTGCACCCCCGCGATCACGGCGGCTCTCACATCGGCGTCGTCCAGGATGATGTTGGCGGACTTGCCACCCAGTTCCTGCGCCACGCGCTTCACGCTGTCGGCCGCGAGCTTGGCCACCTTCACGCCAGCCGCGGTCGAGCCGGTGAAGGACACCATGTCGATCTCGGGATGGGACGCGATGGCTTCGCCCACGGTCGGGCCATCGCCATTGACCAGGTTGAACACACCCGGTGGCAAGCCGGCGTCGTGCACGATTTCGGCAAACAGCATGGCGCTCAGGGGCGCGATCTCGCTCGGTTTGAGCACCACGGTGCAACCGGTCGCCAGCGCGGGCGCGACTTTCGACGCGACCTGGTTCAGCGGCCAGTTCCACGGTGTGATCAGCCCGCAAACGCCGATGGGCTCGTGCCGCACGATGCCGGGGCCCATGCGCTCTTCGAACTTGTAGTCCGCCAGCACGCGCAAGGCCTCTTCGAAATGGAACAAGGCCACGGTGGCCTGGCGTTCGGTCGAGAACGTGATGGGCGAACCCATCTCCAGCGTCATCATGCGCGCGAGCTCGGGCAGGCGCGCGCGAAAGCCGTCGATGATGCGCTGCAGGTAGCCCAGGCGCTCTTCGACACGCACGGTGGAATAGGACGCGAAGGCCCGGCGTGCGGCTTTCGCCGCACGGTCGACGTCCTCGCGCGAACCCAGGCTGATCTCGGCGAACGCCTCTTCCGTGGCGGGGTTGATGACCGGAATAGGCGACGGGGTGACCGGGTCGACCCAGGCCCCGTCGATGTAGAACTTCAGACTTTGCATGGGATGGCGGTGGGCTCAGTCCAGGGAGATCTTGGCCGACTGCGCCACTTGCTTCCACTTGCCAGCCTCGCTGCGCATGAGCTCCTGCAGTTGCGCGGGCGTGCCGCCCAGCGCTGTCATGCCCAGCGATGCCAGCTTGGCCTTGCCCTCGGCCGACGCGGTGTACTTGTTGATCTCGCTGTTGAGCGACTGGACGATCGCTGGCGACAGGCCGGCCGGGCCGACCATGGCACTCCACACCGTGGCTTCCAGGGGCACGCCTTGCTCGTTGGCGGTGGGCACGTTCGGCAGACCGGCGAAGCGGGTCTTCGAGGTGAACGCCAGCGCCTTGAGCTTGCCGGCCTGTACGTGCTGAATCTGCGAGGTCACCGGCACCGAGACCGCCTGTACCGTCCCGGCCAAGGTGTCGGCCAGCGCGGGCGTGTCGCCCTTGTACGGCACGGACCTGAACTTGCCGCCGCCGTTGACGCTCAGGAACTCGATGGCCAAGTGTCCGATCGTGCCATTGCCAGGGTGCGCCATCAGCAGGGGATCGGTCGACGATTTGCTCAGGGCGACGAATTCCGCGAGGTTGTTCGCCTTCACCGAGGGATTTACCGAAATCAGCAGCGGTATTTCACCGACCAGCGCGATCGGGGTGAGGTCTTTCTCCGGATCGAAAGGCATGGACGTGAACAGCGCCTTGTTGTTCGCCAGCGGCCCCGAGGTCCCCAGGCCC
The sequence above is a segment of the Hydrogenophaga sp. BPS33 genome. Coding sequences within it:
- the araD gene encoding L-arabinonate dehydratase — encoded protein: MTRRQPNELRSARWYAAPTRMGSVHRQRAAQAGHPRQDYEGKPVIGIFSTWSDLNPCHGHFRERAQHVKEGVWQAGGFPVEVPVMSLGEPYIKPSALLYRNMLAMEVEEMLRAHPIDGVVLMGGCDKTTPALLMGAMSMDLPAIFVPSGPMLSGRWRGQPLGSGTDTSKLFMEYKAGQLSHADFVESELASSRSPGHCMTMGTAATMTSLAEVLGMTLPGAAAIPAPDSRHAQMASLSGRRIVDMVWEDLRPSAILTRKAFDNALAVLMALGGSTNAMIHLIAMARRAGIPLSLSDFEPFADRVPVLVNLKPSGDYLMEDFFEAGGVRGLLSMMRDVLDLSVPTVSGMTLGQAIDGAQVYHPDVIRPMDQPVKDKGGLVILRGNLAPDGCVIKRSAADPARLKHRGRALVFQNYDDMTARIDDPTLDVDADTVLVLRSAGPRGVPGMPEWGMLPIPQKLLQQGVRDMLRISDARMSGTHFGTVVLHVTPESAVGGPLALVEDGDFIELDVDAQRIHLDVSDEELTRRRAAWVMPEPPIQRGWGRLFHDHVSQASEGCDFPFLLPGAPTREPQL
- a CDS encoding aldehyde dehydrogenase family protein; this translates as MQSLKFYIDGAWVDPVTPSPIPVINPATEEAFAEISLGSREDVDRAAKAARRAFASYSTVRVEERLGYLQRIIDGFRARLPELARMMTLEMGSPITFSTERQATVALFHFEEALRVLADYKFEERMGPGIVRHEPIGVCGLITPWNWPLNQVASKVAPALATGCTVVLKPSEIAPLSAMLFAEIVHDAGLPPGVFNLVNGDGPTVGEAIASHPEIDMVSFTGSTAAGVKVAKLAADSVKRVAQELGGKSANIILDDADVRAAVIAGVHACNTNAGQNCQSPTRMLIPRAQRETAFAAAREAVASIRLGDPLDPASTMGPLVSPAQVAKVQDLIQSGLDEGATLVAGGTGRPAEQARGYFVRPTVFGDVTPDMRIAREEIFGPVLSIISYDSEDEAVAIANDTPFGLAGFVQSKDLARARGVANRIRAGRVYLNGAPFDRSLPFGGYKQSGNGREFGVAGFEEYLEVKALLGFPE
- a CDS encoding Bug family tripartite tricarboxylate transporter substrate binding protein, whose product is MNTTRILRPFSLALAIAAGAILSFQGAAQAQSPWPNKPVRIIASFAPGGSSDLVARQLALHLTQHYGQQFIVENRAGASGNIGVDFVAKAAPDGYILGLGTSGPLANNKALFTSMPFDPEKDLTPIALVGEIPLLISVNPSVKANNLAEFVALSKSSTDPLLMAHPGNGTIGHLAIEFLSVNGGGKFRSVPYKGDTPALADTLAGTVQAVSVPVTSQIQHVQAGKLKALAFTSKTRFAGLPNVPTANEQGVPLEATVWSAMVGPAGLSPAIVQSLNSEINKYTASAEGKAKLASLGMTALGGTPAQLQELMRSEAGKWKQVAQSAKISLD